From Anopheles funestus chromosome 3RL, idAnoFuneDA-416_04, whole genome shotgun sequence, a single genomic window includes:
- the LOC125771835 gene encoding peptidyl-prolyl cis-trans isomerase-like 1 yields MLAIQPTNSGGIPDKLWQPHFVAFDTTMGEITIELYWKHAPNTCRNFAELARRGYYNGTQFHRIIRDFMVQGGDPTGTGRGGQSIYGATFADEIHGDLKHTGAGIVSMANSGPDTNGSQFFITLGPTQWLDGKHTIFGRIHSGMQVVKRIGLVETDKNDRPVEPVKIVKGKVEKY; encoded by the exons atgctcGCTATTCAGCCTACAAACTCCGGTGGTATTCCCGACAAACTATGGCAACCACACTTCGTTGCTTTTGATACCAC GATGGGTGAAATAACAATCGAATTGTATTGGAAACATGCTCCTAATACCTGCCGGAACTTTGCTGAGCTAGCTCGCCGAGGGTACTACAATGGAACGCAATTTCACAGAATTATAAGAGATTTCATGGTGCAAGGCGGTGACCCAACAGGAACTGGTCGGGGCGGTCAATCAATCTATGGAGCCACATTTGCCGATGAAATTCACGGCGATCTAAAGCACACGGGAGCAGGCATAGTGTCGATGGCCAACTCTGGGCCCGATACGAACGGTTCGCAATTTTTCATCACGCTTGGTCCGACGCAATGGCTCGATGGTAAACATACCATTTTTGGACGTATTCACTCTGGAATGCAGGTGGTTAAAAGAATAGGGTTAGTAGAAACTGACAAAAATGATCGGCCCGTAGAACCAGTGAAGATTGTAAAGGGGAAAGTAGAGaaatactaa
- the LOC125771796 gene encoding protein aurora borealis: MESEGFLTPRKLIQSALARTSSRTSMASSPSLMAARTPTSLSRNTSSSCNTTTGSRFNLLPVLQTPPSRIFKGRIVNPFEAHLSERFHLPMIGSPSLFQRPSTPQNSSITQFEWTIDEVSSLGPANVEPHETQFIETPDPVAEARVQAAISTYFKEHSIVPSPIDCPLRNQKIVLSKDSSNAGSTASGSGQANKKVRNGICQTVLSFPPHLPKEIEDVLQKYLTYNEDQQQKHDASLNASSVSSIDHDARDASLRRKLFNTSAVLDDRDSDASGASRYGSSIDDFDLRALSPAPESPEVLVVREKASEQDLKRSRYYGSQEMLNHVVESDADSSFGALSPISKSLVSTSPIDACEQYHSDADAIYRSTPEPSTTFHGDNISVELNESRQYMSASLKHTELTNVLADANLSNDAERSNILSSQSFDCSLMTQHSITPLRGYRRKDSNRRTTNRKNLSQSFLQISDKDRIEGSILKQSDGNEPIARTTVMKALSPIKENIALSETVPHCANLYRTDSGFNEEYQSNDFAHEMSDVSMLSEDFSNTPGRKRQEITADT, from the exons ATGGAATCGGAAGGGTTTCTCACACCACGAAAGCTGATTCAGAGTGCCCTTGCTAGAACGTCGTCGCGTACCTCGATGGCTTCCTCGCCATCGCTAATGGCTGCCAGGACGCCGACGTCATTGTCGCGAAATACCTCTAGCAGCTGTAACACCACTACTGGCAGTCGCTTCAATTTACTACCTGTGCTACAAACGCCTCCTTCGCGTATTTTTAAAGGCCGCATCGTGAACCCCTTCGAAGCGCATCTGAGCGAACGGTTTCATTTACCGATGATCGGGAGTCCTTCCCTTTTCCAGCGCCCCAGTACCCCACAGAACAGCAGCATCACGCAGTTCGAGTGGACGATCGATGAGGTGTCCTCGCTCGGACCGGCAAACGTCGAGCCACACGAAACACAGTTCATCGAAACGCCCGACCCGGTCGCAGAGGCTCGAGTGCAAGCTGCAATCAGCACCTACTTTAAAGAGCACAGTATAGTGCCCAGTCCCATCGACTGTCCGTTaagaaatcaaaaaattgTGCTATCAAAAGATTCTAGCAATGCCGGGTCGACCGCTAGTGGTTCAGGACAggccaacaaaaaagttcGCAATGGAATATGTCAAACCGTCCTTTCATTCCCTCCTCATCTACCCAAAGAGATTGAGGATGTGTTGCAGAAGTATCTCACATACAACGAG GATCAGCAACAGAAGCATGATGCATCGCTCAACGCTTCTTCGGTCAGTAGTATAGATCACGATGCTCGGGATGCTTCTTTGCGACGGAAACTCTTCAACACATCCGCTGTACTTGACGATAGAGACAGTGACGCTAGTGGCGCGAGTCGTTACGGAAGCTCAATTGATGATTTCGATCTGCGAGCGCTAAGTCCTGCGCCGGAATCACCTGAAGTGCTTGTTGTTCGGGAAAAGGCGAGTGAACAAGATTTGAAACGCTCGCGCTACTACGGTTCGCAGGAAATGCTTAACCATGTTGTTGAAAGCGATGCGGACAGTTCGTTTGGTGCACTTTCGCCCATTTCGAAGAGCTTAGTCAGTACATCTCCCATCGATGCATGCGAACAGTATCATTCGGATGCGGATGCCATTTACCGTAGTACGCCAGAACCATCAACCACATTCCACGGCGATAATATATCTGTGGAGCTGAACGAAAGCCGTCAATATATGAGTG ccTCTTTAAAGCATACGGAATTAACTAACGTGCTCGCCGATGCGAATCTGTCGAACGACGCAGAAAGAAGTAATATTCTATCGTCGCAATCGTTTGATTGCTCCCTAATGACGCAGCACTCCATCACTCCGCTTCGGGGTTATCGAAGGAAAGATTCGAATCGCCGAACTACGAATCGTAAAAATTTGTCTCAATCTTTTCTCCAAATCTCTGACAAGGATCGTATCGAAGGAAGCATCCTGAAACAAAGTGATGGCAACGAGCCTATCGCCCGAACCACTGTAATGAAGGCATTATCGcccataaaagaaaacatcgcTTTGTCGGAGACCGTTCCGCACTGCGCAAATTTATATCGCACTGATAGCGGGTTTAATGAGGAATATCAAAGTAACGATTTTGCTCATGAAATGTCGGATGTATCGATGCTTTCAGAAGACTTTTCGAATACCCCGGGAAGGAAGCGGCAAGAAATCACTGCCGACACCTGA
- the LOC125771781 gene encoding sorting nexin-14-like: MLFYHVKEVLSKFYQDDIARVVAAAVLIVAFVCTCYLSSIIGLTILLCFINGCAAAVFTLNHKDTFGRYIQKAKDFFGFKDYDESNRHECDVCGNERCPRHNRNVLVPKPSQGFHIERSLDEAIDRFFTHILDNFIRSWYNQVTPDEEFLYHLKSTLRDALCRLVLRAKEIDAPGVIMNRLLPTVFIHYEIIAKMLLVDHVPMDKLAKTFVIDEYPIHPAVLNRGAELNYLRGVAKVLIPRLFTVENTNCKIFFNLIKELLTFWVLLPIMDVIADPNLINLLIIIATDKRTKDAARKVTDGSKEQRDEKVEILGAFVERSRRKIECGVEINVPQEILWEDKDKLYYFMQFLIKEGSVELLQFYLDVDNLNKELEDPHITTDPTKLSSLHQQSEKLFLKYQSMVKSAVSQLGSEDSSPVSTLTEAHDRVRLKLEEKWFKQFSKTSEYFTLVYGGRDIKESIDKRGSDGMSGTGTKLSSKFKEVIRGAVDGAPIEATESPTVWDALNDVHPSNNIYNSVTQKLRKEKGQSLDVFMSTFMHSIEQSPDIGEDVVLEKEPPKKKNKIPGQSVVFGDLFELKKASKNTHTTTLLSHSVRGPSQCFVYILVKVLNAPFIIVRLALAFCCVSRKSVDTLINSLTAKLIRAGLKESRLAFLINLLREHVFLRKQPEPTPAMLLKRQQEARKRLEDLRGGLGNVSDVLQSPVLNKHLMYCLFDILLAEMYPEFDESPSGKDKTL, from the exons ATGCTGTTTTACCATGTAAAAGAAGTGTTATCAAAGTTTTATCAAGATGATATCGCTCGTGTTGTTGCTGCAGCCGTGTTAATTGTTGCGTTCGTCTGCACTTGCTATCTCAG TTCTATCATCGGACTGACGATACTGCTGTGCTTCATCAATGGCTGTGCGGCAGCAGTATTTACACTGAATCATAAGGACACCTTCGGCAGATACATACAAAAGGCGAAGGATTTCTTTGGATTCAAGGATTAC GATGAGTCCAATCGACACGAGTGCGACGTTTGTGGCAATGAACGTTGTCCGCGACATAATCGCAACGTGTTGGTGCCGAAGCCGTCGCAAGGATTTCATATCGAGCGATCACTGGATGAGGCTATAGATAGGTTTTTTACGCACATATTGGATAACTTTATTCGAAGTTGGTACAATCAAGTCACTCCCGATGAAGAATTTCTGTATCATCTAAAATCCACCCTGCGAGATGCGCTCTGTCGCTTGGTGCTACGAGCAAAAGAAATAGATGCGCCGGGAGTGATAATGAATCGATTGCTACCGACCGTGTTCATACACTACGAGATTATCGCAAAAATGTTGCTCGTCGATCACGTTCCTATGGATAAGCTGGCCAAAACGTTCGTCATAGACGAGTATCCCATCCATCCGGCAGTGCTGAATCGTGGGGCAGAGTTGAACTATCTACGCGGTGTAGCAAAAGTATTAATCCCACGGCTTTTTACGGTAGAAAATACGAATTGCAAGATTTTCTTTAACCTTATCAAAGAGCTGCTGACTTTTTGGGTGCTTTTACCGATAATGGACGTTATCGCGGACCCGAATCTGATCAATTTACTTATCATCATTGCCACCGATAAGCGCACGAAAGATGCTGCCCGTAAGGTTACCGACGGGTCTAAAGAACAACGTGACGAAAAGGTAGAAATTTTGGGCGCTTTTGTAGAACGCAGTCGGAGAAAGATTGAGTGCGGTGTGGAGATAAACGTACCGCAAGAGATTCTTTGGGAAGATAAGGACAAGTTGTATTACTTTATGCAGTTTCTAATCAAAGAAGGATCGGTTGAACTGTTGCAGTTTTATCTGGATGTTG ATAACCTAAATAAAGAACTGGAAGATCCTCACATCACTACGGATCCCACGAAACTTTCCTCATTGCATCAGCAGtcggaaaaattgtttttaaaatatcaatcTATGGTAAAGTCAGCCGTTAGTCAGCTGGGCAGTGAAGATTCATCCCCGGTCAGTACACTCACGGAAGCACATGATCGTGTGCGGTTGAAGCTAGAAGAAAAGTGGTTCAAACAGTTCAGCAAAACATCGGAATATTTTACCTTGGTTTACGGAGGTCGTGATATAAAGGAATCGATTGATAAGAg agGAAGCGACGGTATGTCTGGAACAGGTACGAAGCTAAGCTCGAAATTTAAAGAAGTCATTCGAGGAGCCGTTGACGGAGCACCTATCGAAGCCACCGAATCACCTACAGTTTGGGACGCGTTAAACGATGTCCACCCAAGCAACAATATTTATAATTCCGTAACACAGAAGCTTCGCAAAGAGAAAGGTCAAAGTTTGGATGTATTTATGAGCACTTTTATGCATTCTATCGAACAAAG TCCCGATATTGGCGAGGACGTTGTGCTGGAGAAGGAGCcgccgaagaaaaaaaacaaaattcctgGCCAGAGTGTTGTGTTCGGGGATCTGTTTGAGCTGAAAAAGGCTTCGAAAAATACTCACACTACGACATTATTATCACACAGCGTTCGTGGCCCATCGCAGTGCTTCGTTTACATTT TGGTTAAAGTGCTAAATGCGCCCTTCATTATCGTACGCCTGGCACTTGCATTTTGCTGCGTTTCCCGCAAATCTGTCGATACGCTGATCAATTCCCTCACGGCGAAGCTGATTCGGGCGGGCCTGAAAGAAAGCAGACTTGCGTTTCTCATCAATCTGCTGCGCGAGCACGTATTTCTACGGAAGCAACCGGAACCCACCCCTGCCATGTTGCTGAAACGACAGCAGGAAGCTCGTAAGCGGTTAGAAGACCTTCGAGGCGGCTTAGGTAATGTGTCCGACGTGTTGCAGTCGCCGGTGTTGAACAAACATCTGATGTATTGCTTGTTTGATATTCTGCTGGCGGAGATGTACCCGGAGTTTGATGAATCTCCGAGCGGCAAAGATAAGACGTTGTAA
- the LOC125771842 gene encoding NADH dehydrogenase [ubiquinone] 1 beta subcomplex subunit 3: MGHGHGHGPPYKVPDASIYKVADAPELVEVERALARRGLKDPWLRNEVWRYNVKQFSTHRSRLVTFLFKGFPLGFAAFVATIGIEYALGVDYHGGHGHGNGHGDEKGHGSGHH, encoded by the coding sequence ATGGGCCACGGTCACGGACACGGACCCCCGTACAAGGTGCCGGATGCATCTATCTACAAAGTGGCCGATGCGCCCGAACTGGTGGAAGTTGAACGCGCTCTCGCACGTCGTGGTCTGAAGGATCCATGGCTACGGAATGAAGTGTGGCGCTACAATGTGAAGCAATTTTCGACCCACCGTTCGCGTCTGGTTACGTTCCTGTTCAAGGGATTCCCGCTCGGATTTGCTGCCTTCGTTGCTACGATCGGTATTGAGTACGCGCTCGGTGTAGATTATCACGGTGGTCACGGACATGGCAATGGACACGGGGATGAGAAGGGTCACGGAAGCGGTCATCATTAA
- the LOC125771817 gene encoding protein Rae1 — translation MFGAQTLGANPGFGSPTATTTTNPMKDFEVTAPPEDTVSAMEFSPATLQQNFLIAGSWDCSVRCWEVEQSGKTVPKSIKTMGGPVLDVCWADDGSKVFIASTDKQVKCWDLASDQVAQVAQHDAAIKTCHWIKGTNYTCLMTGSWDKTLKFWDTRTPQPMMSIQLPERCYCADVDYPMAVVGTAGRHVLIYSLENKPTQFKQQESPLKYQHRTVSVFRDKKKAPTGYALGSIEGRVAIQYVSPLNPKDNFTFKCHRSNGSTGYQDIYAVNDIAFHPIHGTLATVGSDGTFSFWDKDARTKLKSSDTLDQSITKCCFNSNGQIFAYAVGYDWSKGHEYYNPQKKTYIFLRSCYDELKPRASS, via the coding sequence ATGTTTGGCGCGCAAACACTCGGTGCCAATCCAGGCTTTGGCAGTCCGACggccacaacaacaaccaatcCGATGAAGGACTTCGAAGTAACGGCGCCACCGGAAGATACGGTGTCCGCGATGGAGTTCAGTCCGGCAACCttgcagcaaaattttcttatcGCCGGCAGCTGGGACTGCAGCGTACGTTGCTGGGAAGTGGAACAGTCGGGTAAGACCGTGCCCAAATCCATCAAAACCATGGGCGGCCCAGTCCTGGATGTATGCTGGGCAGATGACGGCAGTAAAGTATTTATCGCCTCGACGGACAAACAGGTCAAGTGTTGGGATCTGGCCTCGGACCAGGTGGCACAGGTAGCACAGCACGACGCGGCCATTAAAACCTGTCACTGGATCAAGGGTACAAACTACACTTGCCTGATGACGGGCTCGTGGGATAAAACACTTAAATTCTGGGATACACGGACACCGCAGCCCATGATGTCGATTCAGCTACCGGAACGTTGTTACTGTGCGGACGTCGACTACCCGATGGCCGTAGTAGGTACAGCAGGCCGGCATGTGTTGATATATTCGCTGGAAAACAAGCCGACGCAATTTAAGCAGCAGGAAAGTCCGCTCAAGTATCAGCACCGAACGGTATCCGTGTTTCGTGACAAAAAGAAAGCACCTACCGGTTACGCCCTCGGCAGTATCGAGGGGCGCGTCGCCATTCAGTACGTTAGTCCGTTGAATCCAAAGGATAATTTCACCTTCAAGTGTCATCGTTCGAACGGATCGACCGGCTACCAGGATATCTATGCGGTGAACGATATCGCTTTTCATCCGATTCACGGCACGCTGGCTACGGTGGGTTCGGATGGAACATTTAGTTTCTGGGACAAAGATGCTCGTACCAAACTGAAGTCATCCGATACGTTGGATCAATCGATTACTAAGTGCTGTTTCAACAGCAATGGTCAGATCTTTGCATACGCCGTCGGATACGATTGGTCGAAGGGACACGAGTACTACAATCCGCAGAAGAAAACGTACATTTTCCTTCGCTCGTGTTACGATGAATTAAAACCACGGGCCTCAAGTTAA